One Lebetimonas natsushimae DNA segment encodes these proteins:
- a CDS encoding O-acetylhomoserine aminocarboxypropyltransferase/cysteine synthase family protein has product MKDSTLALHWGYEKDRQKAMQVPIYMTTAYEYDSTEHAARLFNLEIEGNIYTRIGNPTTKVFEKRIAALERGTEALATSSGMAAIFYSLSNLVQTGDNIIISNKLYGGSITLSTHTLNRLGIKARFFDVHNPEELNDLIDDKTKAILIESVSNPALAVPDFEGISKVAKERGIILICDNTIATPYGVKPIELGCDVVVHSASKYIVGNGSAIGGVIVEGKSAKEKLLTYRYPQFNEPDESYHGLVYNEKFDAPFIARARLALLRDFGAVMSPFNAWLMILGLEHLHLRIKAHSENALEIAKFLKSQKDIKKVNYPFLEDNENYVYAKKYLKYTGGIVSFVVENFERAKNIANSLKIFSLVTNIGDSKSIVTHPASTTHQQLSKEELIKAGVDEGLIRLSIGLEDVDDLIDDLKKALSD; this is encoded by the coding sequence ATGAAAGATTCAACACTAGCTTTGCACTGGGGATATGAAAAAGACAGACAAAAGGCAATGCAGGTTCCTATTTATATGACTACCGCATATGAATATGATTCAACCGAACATGCCGCAAGACTTTTTAATCTGGAAATTGAGGGAAATATTTATACAAGAATAGGTAATCCCACTACCAAAGTTTTTGAAAAAAGAATAGCAGCCCTTGAGAGAGGGACAGAAGCACTGGCGACTTCAAGTGGAATGGCGGCTATATTTTATTCACTTTCAAATTTAGTACAAACTGGGGATAATATAATAATTTCAAATAAACTATACGGGGGAAGTATTACGCTTTCAACCCATACTTTAAATAGACTTGGAATTAAAGCCAGATTTTTTGATGTTCATAATCCTGAAGAACTCAATGATTTAATAGATGATAAAACAAAAGCAATCCTTATTGAAAGTGTTTCTAATCCGGCTTTGGCTGTTCCTGATTTCGAAGGAATATCCAAAGTGGCAAAAGAAAGAGGGATTATTTTAATTTGTGATAATACAATAGCAACCCCTTACGGTGTTAAACCAATAGAGCTTGGTTGTGATGTAGTTGTTCACAGCGCGAGTAAATATATTGTGGGAAACGGAAGTGCAATAGGAGGGGTTATAGTTGAAGGAAAAAGTGCAAAAGAAAAACTTTTGACTTACAGATATCCTCAGTTTAACGAACCGGATGAGAGTTATCACGGACTTGTTTACAATGAAAAATTTGATGCACCTTTTATTGCAAGGGCAAGACTTGCACTTCTGAGAGACTTTGGAGCAGTAATGTCTCCTTTTAATGCATGGCTTATGATATTAGGGCTTGAACATCTACATTTGAGGATTAAAGCTCACAGCGAAAATGCCCTTGAAATAGCCAAATTTTTAAAATCTCAAAAAGATATAAAAAAAGTAAATTATCCGTTTTTAGAAGATAACGAAAATTATGTATATGCAAAAAAATATCTAAAATATACAGGAGGTATAGTCAGTTTTGTTGTGGAGAATTTTGAGAGGGCAAAAAATATTGCAAATTCACTTAAAATTTTTTCACTTGTAACAAATATAGGAGATTCAAAATCAATTGTAACTCACCCTGCAAGCACGACACACCAGCAGTTAAGCAAAGAAGAGCTTATTAAAGCGGGGGTTGATGAGGGGCTTATTAGACTAAGCATTGGTCTTGAGGATGTTGATGATTTAATTGATGATTTAAAAAAGGCATTAAGTGATTAA